A single Micromonospora luteifusca DNA region contains:
- a CDS encoding alpha/beta fold hydrolase, which produces MRGFFVVEGRRLSYLDFGGPGIPLLALHGHYNEASAWAPLAESLAPQWRVIALDQRGHGASDRAESYERDDYVADVAAFHQHLGVGPVAVLGHSLGGVNAYQYAARHADQVTALIVEDIGAVVECDWVFTTKLPRHAPSREALASALGTAAPYLESSFRPTEDGWGLSFDMDDTVASQQALNGDHWKDWVSVSSPTLLIRGTRSDELTAAHAREMIARHSGQAHLVELPAGHVVHHDAQMRFATAVRAFLGSS; this is translated from the coding sequence ATGCGTGGGTTCTTCGTGGTTGAGGGTCGGCGGCTTTCGTATCTGGACTTTGGTGGTCCGGGTATCCCACTGCTGGCTTTGCACGGGCACTACAACGAAGCGTCGGCCTGGGCGCCGCTGGCTGAGTCGTTGGCACCGCAGTGGCGGGTGATCGCGCTCGATCAGCGTGGGCATGGAGCGTCAGACCGCGCCGAAAGTTACGAGCGGGACGACTATGTTGCCGACGTCGCCGCCTTTCACCAACATCTGGGCGTCGGCCCCGTGGCGGTGCTGGGCCACTCACTCGGCGGAGTGAACGCCTACCAGTACGCCGCCCGGCACGCGGATCAGGTCACCGCATTGATCGTCGAGGACATCGGCGCGGTTGTGGAGTGCGACTGGGTCTTCACCACCAAGCTCCCCCGCCACGCGCCATCGCGCGAGGCGCTGGCCTCGGCCCTGGGCACGGCGGCCCCCTACCTGGAGTCTTCCTTCCGGCCGACGGAGGACGGCTGGGGCTTGTCGTTCGACATGGATGACACGGTGGCATCCCAGCAGGCACTCAACGGTGACCACTGGAAGGACTGGGTATCGGTAAGCAGCCCAACCCTCCTGATCCGTGGAACGCGCAGCGACGAACTGACCGCTGCCCACGCTCGCGAGATGATCGCCCGTCATAGCGGCCAGGCCCATCTTGTCGAGCTGCCCGCCGGTCACGTGGTGCACCACGACGCTCAAATGCGGTTCGCCACTGCTGTCCGCGCCTTTCTGGGATCGTCCTGA
- a CDS encoding nucleotidyl transferase AbiEii/AbiGii toxin family protein codes for MIGPHLHEFYREVARVALTAAGPYRFVLGGGVAWAAHGLVARPTEDVDLFADVEGAAAAASAGVRGALERAGFVVSDADPDSELHELFDGYEQDMKDFVVSRDGRQIRLSLARLDRQQSPVVMDLGPVMDVRDLVANKIAALVNRREVRDFIDVAAALEHYDVTELLMLARQVDPVLDPADVRAAGRYLDRLSDQRFGRYGLGTADVAQIRRRFAAWPR; via the coding sequence GTGATCGGCCCTCATCTGCACGAGTTCTACCGGGAGGTGGCCCGCGTGGCGCTGACCGCCGCCGGGCCGTACCGGTTCGTGTTGGGTGGCGGGGTGGCCTGGGCTGCGCACGGGTTGGTCGCCCGCCCGACGGAGGACGTCGACCTGTTCGCAGACGTGGAGGGCGCCGCCGCGGCAGCGTCCGCCGGGGTGCGGGGTGCCCTGGAGCGGGCTGGGTTCGTCGTCAGCGACGCTGACCCGGACAGTGAGCTGCACGAGCTGTTCGACGGGTACGAGCAGGACATGAAGGACTTCGTGGTGAGCCGTGACGGACGGCAGATCCGGCTCAGCCTCGCCCGACTGGACCGCCAGCAGAGTCCAGTGGTGATGGACCTGGGCCCGGTGATGGACGTCCGTGACCTGGTCGCCAACAAGATCGCGGCGTTGGTCAACCGGCGGGAGGTCCGCGACTTCATCGACGTGGCCGCGGCGCTGGAGCATTACGACGTGACCGAGCTGTTGATGCTGGCGCGGCAGGTCGACCCCGTGCTGGATCCGGCGGACGTGCGGGCCGCCGGCCGCTACCTGGATCGACTCTCCGACCAACGCTTCGGCCGCTACGGCTTGGGCACCGCCGACGTCGCCCAGATCCGCCGCCGCTTCGCCGCCTGGCCGCGCTGA
- a CDS encoding SDR family oxidoreductase, translated as MSEDQHTQQDPTNQYGQQSGQPAQQQSAPGSTGKMTPKPDHGEKSYRGSGKLDGKRALITGGDSGIGRAVAIAFAREGADVLISYLSEEEDADAQETVRLVEDAGRRGVAVRGDVTDEAHCQELVDRAVRDLGGLDILVNNAAYQMSQDKGILGISTEQFDRVLKTNLYAMFWLCKAAIPHLAEGSVIINTSSIQAFDPSPQLLDYATTKAGIANFTKALAANLAEQGIRVNAVAPGPVWTPLIPSTMPEAKVKQFGTDTPEGRAGQPAELAPAYVFFASQESSYVTGEILGVTGGRPTK; from the coding sequence GTGAGCGAAGACCAGCACACCCAGCAGGACCCGACCAATCAGTACGGGCAGCAGTCCGGCCAGCCCGCTCAGCAGCAGTCAGCGCCCGGCTCGACCGGGAAGATGACTCCGAAGCCCGACCACGGCGAGAAGTCGTACCGGGGCAGCGGCAAGCTCGACGGCAAGCGGGCGCTGATCACCGGTGGTGACTCGGGGATCGGCAGGGCGGTGGCGATCGCCTTCGCCCGCGAGGGCGCGGACGTGCTCATCTCGTACCTGAGCGAGGAGGAGGACGCCGACGCCCAGGAAACCGTGCGGCTGGTCGAGGACGCCGGCCGGCGGGGCGTCGCGGTACGCGGTGACGTCACCGACGAGGCACACTGCCAGGAGTTGGTCGATCGGGCGGTGCGTGACCTGGGCGGCCTCGACATCCTGGTCAACAACGCGGCCTACCAGATGTCGCAGGACAAGGGGATCCTCGGCATCAGCACCGAGCAGTTCGACCGGGTGCTCAAGACCAACCTGTACGCGATGTTCTGGCTCTGCAAGGCCGCCATCCCCCACCTGGCCGAGGGGTCAGTGATCATCAACACCTCGTCCATCCAGGCGTTCGACCCATCGCCGCAGCTGCTCGACTACGCCACCACCAAGGCGGGGATTGCCAACTTCACCAAGGCACTCGCCGCCAACCTGGCCGAGCAGGGCATCCGGGTCAACGCGGTCGCACCGGGCCCGGTCTGGACGCCGCTGATCCCGTCCACCATGCCGGAGGCGAAGGTGAAGCAGTTCGGTACCGACACCCCGGAGGGCCGCGCCGGCCAACCGGCGGAGCTGGCTCCGGCGTACGTCTTCTTCGCCTCGCAGGAGTCCAGCTATGTCACAGGCGAAATCCTGGGGGTCACGGGCGGTCGACCGACCAAGTGA
- a CDS encoding bifunctional metallophosphatase/5'-nucleotidase, with protein sequence MTSPSGPSRRQVLVAAAAAASAPLIAAAPAQAAGPARPRTWDLTLLGTSDTHGNVYNWDYYRDAEYDDSKQNDIGVAKLATLINQIRRERRGKATLVLDAGDTIQGTPLATYYAKQEPITATGEKHPMARAMNVIDYDAVTLGNHEFNYGLPLLDLWIRQLGFPALAANAVNAKTGKPAFLPYVIKKVSLGFAAPTLRVGILGLTNPGVAIWDKGNVEGKLRFDDMVATAAKWVPIMRARGADLVLISAHGGDSGTSSYGPELPNENPVALIAQQVPGIDAILFGHAHNEVVERFVTNEQTGAQVLLSEPSKWGQRLTRMDFTLARERGRWTITKKAATMLNTNTVVEDPKVLAAVRAQHQKTVAYVNQVVAQATVEMSTVESRYKDTPILDFINHVQAEAVTTALAGTPYASLPVLSQASPFSRTAVFPAGDVKIRDVAGLYVFDNTLEAVVLSGAEVRAYLEYSAKYFRTFAPGAPVDPEQISDSPTVPDYNYDVISGLDYDIDISKPVGQRITRLVLAGTDTPVADNAQFVVAVNNYRRSGGGNFPGIVKTQVYNAQQEIRQLLIDWAQAKGTINPDDFFQPNWRLVREGVPVF encoded by the coding sequence ATGACCTCTCCCTCCGGCCCGTCGCGCCGTCAGGTGCTCGTCGCCGCCGCGGCGGCGGCCTCCGCCCCGCTGATCGCCGCCGCACCCGCGCAGGCAGCCGGCCCGGCCCGTCCCCGCACCTGGGACCTCACCCTTCTGGGCACCTCGGACACCCACGGCAACGTCTACAACTGGGACTACTACCGCGACGCCGAGTACGACGACAGCAAGCAGAACGACATCGGCGTCGCGAAACTGGCGACCCTGATCAACCAGATCCGTCGGGAGCGGCGCGGCAAGGCGACGCTGGTGCTCGACGCCGGCGACACCATCCAGGGCACGCCGTTGGCCACGTACTACGCCAAGCAGGAGCCGATCACCGCCACCGGGGAGAAGCACCCGATGGCGCGGGCGATGAACGTCATCGACTACGACGCGGTGACGCTGGGCAACCACGAGTTCAACTACGGTCTGCCGCTGCTGGACCTGTGGATCCGTCAGCTCGGCTTTCCGGCGCTCGCCGCGAACGCGGTCAACGCGAAGACCGGCAAGCCGGCCTTCCTGCCGTACGTCATCAAGAAGGTCTCCCTCGGTTTCGCCGCGCCGACCCTGCGGGTCGGCATCCTGGGGCTGACCAACCCCGGTGTGGCCATCTGGGACAAGGGCAACGTCGAGGGCAAGCTGCGTTTCGACGACATGGTGGCGACCGCCGCGAAGTGGGTGCCGATCATGCGGGCGCGCGGCGCGGACCTCGTCCTGATCTCGGCGCACGGCGGTGACAGCGGCACCTCCAGCTACGGCCCGGAGTTGCCGAACGAGAACCCGGTAGCGCTGATCGCCCAGCAGGTGCCGGGGATCGACGCGATCCTCTTCGGTCACGCGCACAACGAGGTGGTCGAGCGGTTCGTCACCAACGAGCAGACCGGCGCGCAGGTGCTGCTCTCCGAGCCGTCGAAGTGGGGCCAGCGGCTGACCCGGATGGACTTCACCCTCGCCCGTGAGCGTGGCCGGTGGACGATCACCAAGAAGGCCGCCACCATGCTGAACACCAACACGGTGGTCGAGGACCCGAAGGTGCTCGCCGCCGTGCGGGCCCAGCACCAGAAGACCGTGGCGTACGTCAACCAGGTCGTGGCACAGGCCACGGTCGAGATGTCCACCGTCGAGTCGCGGTACAAGGACACCCCGATCCTGGACTTCATCAACCACGTTCAGGCCGAGGCGGTCACCACTGCGCTGGCCGGCACGCCGTACGCCAGCCTGCCGGTGCTGTCGCAGGCCTCGCCGTTCAGCCGCACGGCGGTCTTCCCGGCGGGTGACGTGAAGATCCGCGACGTCGCCGGGCTGTACGTCTTCGACAACACCCTCGAGGCGGTCGTGCTCAGCGGCGCTGAGGTGCGCGCGTACCTGGAGTACTCGGCGAAGTACTTCCGGACGTTCGCGCCGGGCGCCCCCGTCGACCCCGAGCAGATTAGCGACTCGCCGACGGTGCCGGACTACAACTACGACGTGATTTCCGGCCTGGACTACGACATCGACATCTCGAAGCCGGTCGGCCAGCGGATCACCCGCCTGGTGCTGGCCGGGACCGACACCCCGGTGGCCGACAACGCGCAGTTCGTGGTGGCGGTGAACAACTACCGGCGCAGCGGCGGTGGCAACTTCCCCGGCATCGTGAAGACGCAGGTCTACAACGCGCAGCAGGAGATCCGTCAGCTGCTCATCGACTGGGCGCAGGCCAAGGGGACGATCAACCCGGACGACTTCTTCCAGCCCAACTGGCGGCTGGTCCGCGAGGGCGTGCCGGTCTTCTGA
- a CDS encoding geranylgeranyl reductase family protein gives MIIWDLVVVGAGPAGLSAAHAAARAGVSTLVVERAVHPRYKTCGGGLIGTSLAAVQDRIEVPAHDRVDRVTFTRDGRREFTRRNDSPVVTMVRREEFDDRLRAAAVAAGAQMRERVAVRAIEQDPEGVRLRLADGTTIAARTVIGADGSSGVTARHVGVRYRQVDLGLELEIPVPPAEQERWRGRLLLDWGAMPGSYAWVFPKNDKLTVGVIAARGAGEGTRDYLRQFVDRLGLTGLPAEHDSGHLTRCREEDSPLRNGRVLVVGDAAGLLEPWSREGISFALRSGELAGTAVAGGDLTGYERAVAERLVPEMRAGFRLLDVFTRRPDVFHALLATPPGWRMFVQFCQGRASFDEMLRRRPIRAALAVLDRLPAPLRPTVVRPGS, from the coding sequence GTGATCATTTGGGATCTCGTCGTCGTCGGTGCCGGCCCTGCCGGGCTCTCCGCGGCACACGCCGCTGCCCGCGCGGGTGTCTCCACCCTGGTTGTCGAGCGAGCGGTGCACCCGCGTTACAAGACCTGCGGCGGTGGCCTGATCGGCACCTCCCTGGCGGCGGTTCAGGATCGGATCGAGGTGCCGGCGCACGACCGGGTGGACCGTGTCACGTTCACCCGCGACGGCCGCCGGGAGTTCACCCGCCGCAACGACAGTCCAGTGGTGACGATGGTGCGCCGCGAGGAGTTCGACGACCGGCTGCGCGCGGCAGCGGTCGCCGCCGGCGCGCAGATGCGGGAGCGGGTCGCCGTCCGCGCGATCGAGCAGGACCCCGAGGGGGTACGCCTGCGGCTGGCCGACGGTACGACGATCGCGGCCCGCACGGTGATCGGGGCGGACGGTTCCTCAGGGGTGACCGCCCGGCATGTCGGGGTGCGGTACCGGCAGGTGGACCTGGGTCTGGAACTGGAGATTCCGGTGCCGCCCGCGGAGCAGGAGCGGTGGCGGGGGCGGCTGCTGCTTGACTGGGGCGCGATGCCGGGCTCGTACGCCTGGGTCTTTCCCAAGAACGACAAATTGACCGTGGGTGTGATCGCGGCTCGGGGTGCGGGGGAGGGGACCCGGGACTACCTGCGGCAGTTCGTCGACCGGCTGGGGCTGACCGGGTTGCCGGCCGAGCACGACTCTGGTCACCTGACCCGTTGCCGCGAGGAGGATTCGCCGTTACGCAACGGCCGGGTGCTGGTGGTGGGGGATGCGGCGGGGTTGCTGGAGCCGTGGAGCCGGGAGGGCATCAGCTTCGCGTTGCGCTCCGGTGAGCTGGCCGGCACGGCGGTCGCCGGTGGAGATCTGACCGGGTACGAGCGGGCGGTCGCCGAGCGCCTGGTGCCGGAGATGCGAGCGGGGTTCCGGCTGCTCGACGTGTTCACCCGCCGCCCGGATGTTTTCCACGCCCTGTTGGCGACCCCGCCGGGCTGGCGGATGTTCGTCCAGTTCTGTCAGGGGCGGGCGAGCTTCGACGAGATGCTGCGACGCCGGCCGATCCGGGCTGCCCTGGCGGTGCTCGACCGGCTACCCGCTCCGCTCCGGCCCACCGTCGTTCGCCCAGGATCCTAG
- a CDS encoding MFS transporter, which translates to MSAAPTPQPVDAAENRRRWQAVGVGLVAAFMTLLDVSIVNVAVPSIDRALHASSSDLQWILSGYALTFGLALVPAGRFGDARGRRNAFVFGIALFTLTSALAGLATSPTWLVIARLLQGAAAGIVNPQVIGLIQQLFRGPERARPFGLLGATIGISTAVGPLLGGLLIAIGGEEHGWRWVFFVNVPVGILAVILGWRLLPGRPTGQRGWHRLDPVGVLLLGVGVFLVLLPLVQEQQWRTPWKWALIPVGLAVLTAFGLWERRYARHYQPLFDLRLFNLQSYTLGSIMALVYFAGFTAIFFIFTLFLQMGLGYSALIAGLAITPFALGSAAAAVLGGRIVNRIGRPLVAIGLVTVVIGLAATVVALRLAPDAPAPWVTAGPLLIAGIGSGLVIAPNQTITLSEVPVELAGSGAGMLQTGQRIGSAAGIAAVGSLFFSSVADSHGNWTTAFERSLMLATGIILLALVSAMVDIVRTHRRQEN; encoded by the coding sequence ATGAGTGCGGCGCCAACGCCGCAGCCCGTAGACGCGGCCGAGAACCGGCGACGCTGGCAGGCCGTCGGCGTCGGACTGGTCGCCGCGTTCATGACGCTGCTCGACGTGAGCATCGTCAACGTCGCGGTGCCGTCCATCGACCGGGCGCTGCACGCCTCGTCGAGCGACCTGCAGTGGATCCTCTCCGGGTACGCGCTCACCTTCGGCCTGGCGCTCGTGCCCGCCGGCCGTTTCGGCGACGCCCGCGGCCGGCGCAACGCGTTCGTCTTCGGCATCGCACTGTTCACCCTGACCAGCGCGCTCGCCGGCCTCGCCACCTCCCCGACGTGGCTGGTCATCGCCCGACTGCTTCAGGGCGCCGCAGCGGGCATCGTCAACCCGCAGGTCATCGGGCTGATCCAACAACTCTTCCGAGGACCCGAACGGGCCCGCCCGTTCGGGCTGCTCGGCGCCACCATCGGCATCTCCACCGCCGTCGGGCCACTGCTCGGCGGACTGCTCATCGCCATCGGCGGCGAGGAACACGGGTGGCGCTGGGTCTTCTTCGTCAACGTGCCGGTCGGCATCCTCGCCGTGATCCTCGGCTGGCGTCTGCTGCCCGGCCGCCCCACCGGTCAACGCGGCTGGCACCGACTCGACCCCGTAGGCGTCCTGCTGCTCGGCGTTGGCGTGTTCCTGGTCCTGCTGCCGCTGGTGCAGGAGCAGCAGTGGCGTACCCCGTGGAAATGGGCGCTCATCCCGGTCGGCCTGGCAGTGCTGACCGCCTTCGGGCTCTGGGAGCGGAGGTACGCACGCCACTACCAACCCCTGTTCGACCTTCGGTTGTTCAACCTCCAGTCGTACACACTGGGCTCGATCATGGCGCTGGTCTACTTCGCCGGCTTCACCGCGATCTTCTTCATCTTCACCCTGTTCCTGCAGATGGGTCTCGGCTACAGCGCGCTCATCGCCGGCCTGGCCATCACCCCGTTCGCCCTGGGTTCAGCGGCCGCGGCGGTGCTGGGTGGCCGCATCGTCAACCGCATCGGCCGACCACTTGTCGCCATCGGCCTGGTCACCGTCGTGATCGGGCTGGCCGCAACGGTGGTCGCGCTACGCCTCGCGCCGGACGCCCCGGCGCCCTGGGTCACCGCCGGCCCCCTGCTCATCGCCGGCATCGGCAGTGGGCTGGTGATCGCCCCCAACCAGACGATCACCCTCTCCGAGGTGCCGGTAGAGCTCGCGGGCAGTGGCGCGGGCATGCTCCAGACCGGTCAGCGCATCGGATCCGCCGCCGGCATCGCCGCCGTCGGCTCGCTGTTCTTCTCGTCCGTGGCCGACAGCCACGGCAACTGGACCACCGCCTTCGAACGCTCCCTCATGCTGGCCACCGGCATCATCCTGCTCGCACTGGTCTCCGCCATGGTCGACATCGTCCGCACCCACAGACGCCAGGAGAACTGA